In Thiovibrio frasassiensis, one DNA window encodes the following:
- a CDS encoding sigma-54-dependent transcriptional regulator, translated as MDPYSISIIDDEESIRQSVRLALQSQYRVSVFATAEDGIAAMEEGAPDLVLLDIGLPGMNGIEALQAIMARFPEMAVVMITAYEDVQTVVQAMRHGAQDYVVKPLSGEGLLQTIRNAMERVRLRRELFVLQEQCLQEDMPWCLGESGALQGVMELVGMVAKSPDTPVLIMGETGSGKELVARAVHFRSPNFQGPFVAVNCAAIPKELIESELFGYEAGAFSGARPGGKKGLIEEAHGGTLFLDEIGDLLPEAQAKLLRYLDSGEFFRIGAGKSTRVQARIVSATNHNLKEMVECKQFRPELYYRLGVVTIQVPSLNARRADILPLALFFLKRFSIKFGKKVEDISAGARKLLLAHHFVGNVRELKNMIERGVLVSQGRLLEPLDISEPEATGSVMARESCQEGYPPLTPAGFDLEGALHAMERHFIEEALRHAGGNESMAARLLRMNHHTFRYRKKKI; from the coding sequence ATGGATCCCTATAGTATCTCTATTATCGACGATGAGGAGAGTATCCGCCAGAGTGTCAGGCTGGCGCTGCAGTCGCAGTATCGGGTTTCGGTCTTTGCCACGGCCGAGGATGGGATTGCCGCAATGGAGGAGGGTGCTCCGGATCTGGTGCTGCTCGATATTGGCTTGCCGGGGATGAACGGGATAGAGGCCCTGCAGGCAATCATGGCGCGGTTTCCCGAGATGGCGGTGGTGATGATCACCGCCTATGAGGATGTGCAGACCGTGGTGCAGGCCATGCGCCACGGGGCCCAAGACTATGTGGTGAAACCGCTCTCCGGCGAGGGACTTTTGCAGACCATCCGCAATGCCATGGAACGGGTCCGGCTGCGGCGGGAGCTGTTTGTTTTGCAGGAGCAATGCCTGCAGGAGGACATGCCCTGGTGTCTCGGTGAAAGCGGCGCTCTGCAGGGGGTTATGGAGCTGGTGGGGATGGTGGCGAAAAGCCCGGATACCCCGGTGCTTATTATGGGCGAAACCGGCAGCGGCAAGGAGCTCGTGGCCAGGGCGGTCCATTTCCGGAGCCCAAATTTCCAGGGGCCGTTCGTGGCCGTGAATTGCGCGGCCATTCCCAAGGAGCTGATCGAGAGCGAGCTGTTCGGCTACGAAGCAGGGGCCTTTAGCGGCGCCAGGCCGGGTGGCAAGAAAGGCCTGATCGAAGAGGCCCATGGCGGCACACTGTTTCTCGATGAAATCGGCGATCTCCTGCCCGAGGCCCAAGCCAAGCTGCTCCGTTATCTCGATTCCGGAGAATTTTTCCGGATCGGCGCGGGGAAAAGTACCCGGGTGCAGGCCCGGATCGTTTCCGCCACCAACCACAATCTCAAGGAGATGGTCGAGTGCAAGCAGTTTCGCCCCGAGCTGTATTATCGCCTCGGCGTGGTCACGATTCAGGTCCCTTCCCTCAATGCGCGGAGGGCAGACATCCTGCCCCTGGCCCTCTTTTTTCTCAAACGGTTTTCCATAAAATTCGGCAAGAAGGTGGAGGATATCTCCGCCGGAGCCCGAAAATTGCTTTTGGCGCATCATTTTGTCGGCAATGTCCGGGAACTGAAAAATATGATCGAGCGCGGGGTGCTGGTGAGCCAAGGGAGGCTTCTTGAGCCGCTGGATATCTCGGAGCCGGAGGCTACGGGGAGTGTGATGGCTAGGGAATCCTGCCAGGAGGGGTATCCACCCCTTACCCCTGCCGGCTTCGACTTGGAAGGGGCGCTGCATGCCATGGAGCGCCATTTTATCGAGGAGGCGCTCCGCCATGCGGGGGGGAATGAATCCATGGCGGCCAGGCTGTTGCGGATGAATCATCATACCTTCCGGTACCGGAAGAAAAAGATCTAA
- a CDS encoding response regulator, translating to MDLFARLQGMKVLLVEDEPLIRDSLQRFFANENCPFIAVETGEDALEVIKDTDCDIIITDYRLPGMDGLEFLKRAQRLNVQFKKILLTAYMTEAVISEAFRIGVHEFIEKPFAMEDLEEALIRVLEKKIISNGPPLAKKNLDPRGD from the coding sequence ATGGACCTGTTTGCGCGGTTGCAGGGCATGAAGGTGTTGCTTGTTGAGGATGAACCGTTGATCAGGGATTCTTTGCAGCGCTTTTTTGCCAATGAAAATTGTCCGTTTATCGCCGTTGAGACAGGGGAGGATGCGCTGGAGGTTATCAAGGACACTGATTGCGACATCATCATTACCGATTACCGTCTGCCAGGCATGGACGGCCTTGAATTTTTAAAAAGAGCGCAGCGTCTCAATGTCCAATTTAAGAAAATCCTCCTTACCGCCTACATGACCGAAGCTGTTATTTCCGAAGCCTTCCGCATCGGGGTGCATGAGTTCATCGAAAAACCGTTTGCCATGGAGGACCTGGAAGAAGCCTTGATCCGGGTTCTTGAGAAAAAAATAATAAGCAACGGGCCGCCTTTGGCCAAAAAAAACCTGGATCCCAGGGGAGACTAA
- a CDS encoding Hsp20/alpha crystallin family protein, whose amino-acid sequence MMDLIPKKPFSELSTVRNEMDRLWNRFLDDWPLPTAFTRGWAPMADISETKDKLIVKAELPGLEPEDIKLSLSGNLLTIEGEKKKEKEEKDEHHYYMERYSGSFQRSFRLPVEVQENKIDAKFDKGVLTITMPKTTKSQKKEIKIAKAK is encoded by the coding sequence ATGATGGATCTTATCCCAAAAAAACCGTTTTCAGAACTCAGCACCGTACGCAATGAAATGGATCGCTTGTGGAACCGGTTTCTGGATGATTGGCCATTGCCGACCGCGTTTACCAGGGGGTGGGCGCCCATGGCCGACATCTCGGAAACCAAGGACAAGTTGATTGTCAAGGCCGAGCTGCCCGGTCTTGAGCCGGAAGACATCAAACTGAGTCTTTCGGGCAATCTGTTGACCATTGAGGGGGAGAAGAAAAAAGAAAAAGAGGAAAAAGACGAGCACCATTATTATATGGAGCGGTACAGCGGCTCGTTTCAGCGTTCTTTTCGCCTGCCGGTGGAGGTGCAGGAGAACAAGATTGATGCCAAGTTCGATAAGGGCGTGCTCACCATCACCATGCCCAAGACCACAAAGAGTCAGAAAAAGGAAATCAAGATCGCCAAGGCGAAGTGA
- a CDS encoding pentapeptide repeat-containing protein, with protein MAYSKRKTPAAALLFCSLCLAASPRQAAAYTQKDLETLKATNRCVECDLAGADLRRTKLGQAYLERSNLSRANLEGADLEGANLKGVDLSGANLTDANLEEADFYKADLTGAFLKGAKTKNASFTSSNYERAILEGSTTYTPPENALTVPEKPLPPPVAVPPVLEEKIEPKAAITQPEQAAAQTPVPLPAPVVAPVVAAPVVAIPTPPPSAPAPMAAPESLPTPPPAQTPQAKPTTLPPAALPEPRAVSQAPEPIASAGMQPAPLRPAPKPAPAPLPSGASSEVDRLIAQNGCPGCNLAGADLVGINLNRANLSGANLSGANLQGASLKTADLAEANLSQANLSGANLAGADLYRANLSGTILTGADLEGAYLIGTILEQERQKGNKEDIDAFLTEYRDKTPTPSKKTDPLEQEQAGMGNLWAPSYPPTTETTTAQSLPAPKTETGESLAATPPAPAPIITPEMAKSAEALPIPPAPAAQSAAPSPAKTAPAEKIMPAAASVTTAAIAPPPSVPSPAPVKPPEEVKPPEPPKLTDLEKLLQANRCVECDLSGQDLSGKKLQGAHLERTNLSGANLRGANLEGANLKGANLSGANLENANLEEADFYKADLSNANLTGAKLKNASGLKRADGPQE; from the coding sequence TTGGCATATTCAAAAAGAAAAACACCTGCGGCGGCCCTGCTGTTCTGCTCTCTGTGCTTGGCTGCCTCACCCCGCCAGGCGGCGGCCTACACCCAAAAAGACCTGGAAACCCTGAAGGCGACCAACCGCTGCGTGGAATGCGATCTCGCCGGTGCTGACCTGCGCCGGACAAAGCTTGGCCAGGCCTATCTGGAACGGAGCAATCTCTCCAGGGCAAATCTGGAAGGGGCAGACCTGGAAGGGGCAAACCTCAAGGGGGTTGATCTTTCCGGAGCGAACCTGACCGACGCCAATCTGGAGGAGGCTGATTTTTACAAGGCGGATCTTACCGGAGCCTTTCTCAAGGGAGCCAAGACCAAAAACGCCTCCTTTACCAGCAGCAACTATGAGCGGGCAATCCTCGAGGGCAGCACCACTTACACCCCTCCGGAAAACGCACTGACCGTACCGGAAAAACCCTTGCCGCCGCCGGTTGCCGTCCCGCCTGTTCTTGAAGAGAAAATCGAACCTAAGGCAGCCATAACCCAACCGGAGCAGGCAGCGGCACAGACACCTGTCCCGCTGCCTGCTCCGGTTGTCGCCCCGGTTGTTGCCGCGCCGGTTGTTGCGATCCCAACGCCGCCTCCATCAGCGCCAGCCCCCATGGCCGCCCCTGAATCGTTGCCCACCCCACCGCCGGCACAAACTCCCCAGGCGAAGCCAACAACTCTTCCGCCAGCTGCCTTGCCCGAGCCGCGCGCTGTTAGCCAAGCACCGGAACCCATCGCTTCCGCCGGGATGCAACCCGCTCCTTTACGGCCTGCACCGAAGCCGGCACCTGCACCCCTGCCGTCGGGAGCCAGCTCGGAAGTGGATCGATTAATCGCCCAAAACGGTTGCCCCGGCTGCAACCTCGCCGGGGCCGACCTTGTCGGGATCAACCTGAATCGAGCAAACCTGAGCGGGGCCAACCTCAGTGGCGCCAATCTTCAAGGCGCCAGCCTCAAAACGGCAGACCTTGCCGAGGCCAATCTCAGCCAGGCCAATCTCAGCGGAGCCAATCTGGCCGGAGCCGATCTTTACAGGGCCAATCTCAGCGGGACAATCCTGACCGGGGCGGACCTCGAAGGCGCATACCTGATCGGAACAATCCTCGAGCAAGAGCGCCAGAAAGGCAACAAAGAGGATATCGATGCCTTCCTCACCGAGTACCGGGACAAAACCCCCACCCCATCGAAAAAAACAGATCCCCTGGAACAAGAGCAGGCGGGGATGGGAAACCTTTGGGCTCCCAGCTACCCGCCGACCACGGAGACAACGACCGCGCAGAGTCTTCCGGCTCCGAAAACCGAAACCGGAGAGTCTCTCGCTGCAACACCGCCCGCCCCGGCGCCGATCATCACCCCGGAGATGGCGAAATCGGCAGAAGCTCTTCCCATCCCCCCGGCGCCAGCCGCCCAGTCCGCGGCACCTTCGCCTGCCAAAACAGCTCCAGCGGAAAAGATTATGCCGGCCGCCGCAAGTGTTACCACGGCAGCCATAGCTCCCCCACCCTCTGTACCCTCTCCGGCTCCGGTCAAACCGCCGGAAGAGGTGAAACCGCCTGAGCCCCCGAAGCTTACCGACCTGGAAAAACTCCTGCAAGCAAACCGCTGCGTGGAATGCGACCTGAGCGGCCAGGATCTTTCCGGCAAAAAACTGCAAGGAGCACACCTGGAGCGAACCAATCTTTCCGGCGCGAACCTGCGTGGCGCCAATCTCGAAGGGGCAAACCTCAAGGGCGCAAATCTGAGCGGGGCCAATCTGGAAAATGCCAATCTGGAAGAGGCTGATTTCTACAAGGCCGACCTGAGTAACGCCAATCTCACAGGGGCCAAGCTCAAGAATGCTTCAGGGCTGAAACGGGCAGACGGACCACAGGAATAA
- the metF gene encoding methylenetetrahydrofolate reductase [NAD(P)H], with amino-acid sequence MLVKDILENNRISFSFEFFPPKDEPGWENLFANISDLMPLKPAYVSVTYGAGGSTRDRTHKLIVRIQQETNLTVVSHLTCVGSNRTETGEILRTYAASGVKNILALRGDPPKGQTDFVQPEDGFAYAADLVTFIKKNFPQMGVGVAGFPEGHPATPNRLLEMDYLKAKVDAGADYIVTQLFFDNRDFYDFRDRCALAGITVPIIAGLMPITTKSGMVRMAELAAGARIPAPLLRAVDRARSDEQVEKVGVHWASEQVRDLIDNEVRGIHFYTLNHSRQALDIYQSLGVEDSIQLGA; translated from the coding sequence ATGCTGGTTAAAGACATTCTCGAGAACAATAGGATTTCCTTTAGTTTTGAATTTTTTCCGCCCAAGGATGAGCCGGGCTGGGAAAATCTTTTTGCCAATATCTCCGACCTGATGCCCCTCAAGCCCGCCTATGTCAGCGTGACATACGGGGCGGGCGGCTCAACCCGGGACCGGACCCATAAACTGATCGTCAGGATTCAGCAGGAGACCAACCTCACCGTTGTCTCCCATCTCACCTGCGTTGGCTCAAACCGGACGGAAACAGGAGAGATCCTCCGTACCTATGCGGCAAGCGGGGTTAAGAATATTCTCGCCCTGCGTGGCGATCCTCCCAAGGGGCAGACGGATTTCGTCCAGCCCGAGGATGGCTTTGCCTATGCCGCCGATCTGGTCACTTTTATCAAAAAGAATTTCCCGCAGATGGGCGTCGGGGTGGCCGGTTTCCCGGAGGGACATCCCGCGACCCCCAACCGGCTGCTGGAAATGGACTATCTCAAGGCCAAGGTTGATGCCGGGGCGGATTATATTGTTACCCAGCTCTTTTTCGATAATCGGGATTTCTATGATTTTCGTGACCGTTGCGCCTTGGCCGGCATCACGGTCCCCATCATTGCCGGGCTCATGCCCATCACCACCAAGAGTGGCATGGTGCGGATGGCGGAGCTTGCCGCCGGGGCCAGGATTCCGGCCCCCCTGCTGCGCGCCGTGGATCGGGCCAGAAGCGATGAACAGGTGGAAAAGGTCGGTGTGCATTGGGCCAGCGAGCAGGTCCGTGATTTGATCGACAACGAGGTGCGGGGCATCCATTTTTACACCCTGAATCATTCCCGCCAGGCCTTGGATATTTACCAGTCCCTCGGCGTTGAGGATTCCATTCAATTGGGGGCGTAA
- a CDS encoding nicotinamide mononucleotide transporter produces MYEWILTGLSILGTLYNLQKRVAGWVIWSIANIGWIVCFFQKDMMAEAFLFSVYLVLSVYGIFKWWTPTPGEEKE; encoded by the coding sequence ATGTACGAATGGATTCTCACCGGGCTCAGCATCCTGGGGACCCTATACAACCTACAGAAACGCGTGGCAGGCTGGGTAATCTGGAGCATCGCCAATATCGGCTGGATTGTCTGTTTTTTCCAAAAGGACATGATGGCCGAGGCCTTTCTCTTCTCGGTCTATCTGGTGCTCTCTGTGTACGGCATCTTCAAATGGTGGACACCCACTCCCGGGGAAGAAAAAGAGTGA
- a CDS encoding FKBP-type peptidyl-prolyl cis-trans isomerase: protein MSQAKKGDSVKIHYTGTLEDGTVFDSSAGREPLDFTLGGGQVIVGFDEAVTGMAIGDKKTVTIPSHKAYGEKKLELVIEVPLSQVPPDLNPEVDQKLQMGGPNGELVVVTVVAVTDDVVILDANPPLAGKDLTFELELVAIS, encoded by the coding sequence ATGTCACAGGCCAAAAAAGGAGATAGCGTCAAGATCCATTATACCGGCACGCTGGAGGATGGCACTGTTTTTGATTCCTCTGCCGGGCGCGAACCTCTGGATTTTACCCTTGGTGGCGGGCAGGTAATCGTGGGTTTTGATGAAGCGGTTACGGGTATGGCCATCGGCGACAAGAAAACGGTCACGATTCCTTCCCATAAAGCATACGGCGAAAAGAAACTGGAGCTGGTCATCGAGGTGCCGCTGAGTCAGGTTCCCCCGGATCTCAACCCGGAGGTTGACCAGAAATTGCAGATGGGCGGCCCCAACGGGGAGCTGGTTGTGGTTACGGTTGTGGCGGTTACCGACGATGTTGTCATTCTGGATGCCAATCCGCCTCTGGCGGGAAAGGATCTCACCTTTGAGCTGGAGTTGGTAGCGATCTCTTAA
- a CDS encoding Lcl C-terminal domain-containing protein, with protein sequence MKTGLLHTGQLFCYDGTGTVIPCQDSSQDGEFRLGLPWPTPRFSLRSQVVFDHLTGFTWPRDANLGEFPMTWQEALDFIAEMNRRKWSGFDDWRLPNRRELRSLMSYQTKNPSLPENHPFTNIFLGWYWSSTTAAIHPAYAWWIHLEGARMFYGRKDQNSLLWPVRGTGYDLLPKTGQKICHDPFGREIPCQGTGQDGEQQRGFAWPQPRFTDLGETVLDNLTKLIWLKNADAGGKTMSWSGALDLISEINSRGLHGSNEWRLPDINALESLVDCSQAEPALPTDHPFLQVREAYWSSTTSFFETDWAWALYLHKGALGVGHKKGESFFVWPVRVAGQED encoded by the coding sequence ATGAAAACAGGATTATTACACACAGGACAACTTTTTTGCTACGACGGAACGGGAACCGTTATCCCCTGCCAGGACAGCAGTCAGGACGGCGAATTCCGCCTCGGCCTGCCATGGCCGACACCACGATTTTCCCTGAGATCCCAAGTGGTTTTTGACCATCTCACTGGATTCACCTGGCCCAGGGATGCCAATCTCGGCGAGTTTCCCATGACCTGGCAGGAAGCCCTCGATTTCATCGCCGAAATGAATCGCCGAAAATGGTCCGGCTTTGATGACTGGCGGCTGCCCAACCGCCGGGAACTCCGTTCTCTTATGAGCTACCAGACCAAAAACCCCTCGCTGCCGGAGAACCATCCGTTCACCAACATTTTCTTGGGCTGGTACTGGAGCTCCACCACGGCCGCGATCCACCCGGCCTATGCCTGGTGGATTCATCTCGAAGGCGCCCGCATGTTTTACGGGCGAAAAGATCAGAACTCTCTACTCTGGCCGGTTCGCGGCACAGGATATGACCTTTTGCCAAAAACCGGGCAGAAAATTTGCCATGATCCCTTTGGCCGGGAGATTCCCTGCCAGGGCACAGGGCAGGACGGAGAACAGCAACGGGGCTTCGCCTGGCCCCAGCCGCGCTTTACAGATCTCGGCGAGACGGTCCTCGACAACCTGACCAAACTTATCTGGCTCAAGAATGCCGATGCAGGTGGAAAGACCATGAGCTGGTCCGGTGCCCTGGATCTCATAAGCGAAATAAACAGCCGCGGCCTGCACGGGAGCAATGAGTGGCGACTTCCCGACATAAATGCTCTTGAATCTCTGGTGGACTGTTCGCAGGCAGAACCCGCCCTGCCAACTGATCACCCGTTTTTGCAGGTGCGCGAGGCCTATTGGTCATCCACCACCAGTTTTTTCGAAACAGACTGGGCCTGGGCTCTGTATCTTCACAAAGGCGCCTTGGGAGTCGGACACAAAAAAGGAGAATCATTTTTTGTCTGGCCGGTCAGGGTTGCCGGCCAAGAAGACTGA
- a CDS encoding protein-L-isoaspartate(D-aspartate) O-methyltransferase produces the protein MSTEMLQAMLRTIEEECRFTGGLTGRYTLRQQVFDAIAAVRREDFVPDEFKPYAYDNTPLPIGNGQTISQPFIVALMTDLLEPDPEDVILEIGTGSGYQAAVLSQLVKQVYSLEIVPALAQQAAKRLRQLGYDTVEVLASDGSSGLPEHAPYDGIIVTAAAPRIPEPLLEQLAPFGRLVIPVGRPHMPQDLMLVEKFDSKISTRSILSVAFVPFTGQIEP, from the coding sequence ATGAGCACGGAAATGCTTCAGGCCATGCTCCGCACCATTGAAGAGGAATGTCGCTTTACCGGCGGCCTCACCGGCCGCTACACCCTGCGCCAACAAGTCTTTGACGCCATAGCCGCGGTACGGCGCGAGGATTTCGTTCCGGACGAATTCAAGCCCTACGCTTACGACAACACCCCCCTGCCCATCGGCAACGGCCAGACCATCTCCCAGCCTTTTATCGTCGCACTGATGACCGACCTGCTGGAGCCGGACCCGGAGGACGTTATCCTGGAAATCGGCACCGGCTCCGGCTATCAGGCCGCCGTTTTGTCCCAACTGGTCAAACAGGTGTACAGCCTGGAGATCGTTCCCGCGCTGGCGCAACAGGCGGCCAAGCGCTTGCGGCAACTGGGGTATGATACGGTGGAAGTCCTTGCCTCCGACGGCTCTTCCGGGCTACCGGAACACGCCCCCTATGACGGAATCATCGTCACCGCCGCCGCCCCGCGAATCCCCGAACCCTTGCTCGAGCAGCTGGCGCCTTTCGGCAGGCTGGTCATTCCGGTGGGGCGTCCGCATATGCCGCAGGATCTCATGCTGGTGGAAAAATTCGACAGCAAGATCAGCACCCGGAGCATTCTCTCCGTCGCCTTTGTCCCGTTCACCGGACAGATTGAACCCTGA